The following coding sequences lie in one Vitis vinifera cultivar Pinot Noir 40024 chromosome 19, ASM3070453v1 genomic window:
- the LOC100267436 gene encoding aspartic proteinase A1: MGTKCRTVAVALFLSILMFSPEFSASDGGLVRIGLKKRAFDQTNRLAARIESKQGEALGTSIRKYNLHGNAAGSKHTYVVALHNYMDAQYFGEISIGTPPQKFTVIFDTGSSNLWVPSSKCYFSVACYFHSKYKSSQSSTYKKNGTSADIHYGTGAISGFFSKDDVKVGDLAVINQEFIEATKEPSITFALAKFDGILGLGFQEISVGNAVPVWYNMINQELIKEPIFSFWFNRNSNEEVGGEIVFGGIDSDHYKGKHTYVPVTKKGYWQFDLGDVMIGGKTTGFCASGCSAIADSGTSLLAGPTTIITEVNHAIGASGFVSQECRAVVQQYGQIIIDMLLTKEQPQKICSQIGLCAFNGIRGVSMGIESVVDENNSKASDGLHDTMCSACSMAVVWIQNKLGQNETIDRILKYVNELCDRLPSPMGESAVDCGSLSSMPNVSLTIGGKVFDLSPKQYILKVGEGEIAQCISGFTALDVPPPHGPLWILGDVFMGQYHTVFDYGNMKVGFAEAA, encoded by the exons ATGGGAACCAAATGTAGAACTGTTGCAGTTGCACTCTTCCTTTCAATCCTTATGTTTTCACCAGAATTTTCGGCCTCAGATGGTGGATTGGTTAGAATTGGACTCAAAAAGAGGGCTTTTGATCAAACCAACCGCCTAGCTGCACGGATAGAGTCCAAGCAAGGGGAGGCCTTGGGAACTTCAATTCGGAAGTATAATCTTCATGGGAATGCTGCGGGATCGAAACACACGTATGTTGTGGCACTACACAACTACATGGATGCTCAATATTTTGGGGAAATCAGTATTGGAACTCCCCCTCAAAAGTTCACTGTAATATTTGACACTGGCAGTTCTAATCTGTGGGTGCCCTCTTCTAAATGTTACTTTTCG GTTGCATGCTATTTCCACTCCAAGTACAAGTCAAGCCAATCAAGCACCTACAAAAAGAATG GGACATCAGCAGATATCCATTATGGAACTGGTGCTATTTCTGGTTTCTTCAGTAAAGACGATGTAAAAGTTGGTGACCTTGCAGTCATAAATCAG GAATTTATTGAGGCAACGAAAGAACCCAGCATCACATTTGCTTTGGCCAAGTTTGATGGCATACTTGGACTTGGGTTTCAAGAGATTTCAGTTGGAAATGCTGTGCCTGTGTG GTACAACATGATCAATCAAGAACTTATTAAAGAAccaattttctcattttggttTAACCGAAACTCCAATGAAGAAGTAGGGGGTGAAATTGTATTTGGTGGTATTGATTCTGATCATTACAAGGGTAAGCACACCTATGTTCCTGTAACAAAGAAAGGCTATTGGCAG TTTGATCTGGGTGATGTCATGATTGGTGGTAAAACAACTG GATTTTGCGCTAGTGGCTGTTCAGCAATTGCTGATTCTGGAACCTCTCTGTTAGCTGGTCCAACA ACAATTATTACTGAAGTCAATCATGCCATTGGAGCCTCTGGGTTTGTAAGCCAAGAATGCAGAGCAGTTGTCCAACAATATGGGCAAATAATAATTGACATGCTATTAACAAAG GAGCAACCTCAGAAAATCTGCTCACAAATTGGTTTGTGCGCTTTCAATGGTATTCGAGGTGTTAG TATGGGCATTGAGAGTGTCGTGGATGAGAACAATAGCAAGGCATCTGATGGTCTGCATGATACCATGTGCTCTGCCTGTTCAATGGCAGTTGTCTGGATACAAAATAAGCTTGGTCAGAATGAAACGATTGACCGTATATTAAAATACGTCAATGAG CTCTGTGATCGGCTGCCTAGTCCAATGGGAGAATCAGCAGTTGATTGTGGTAGTCTGTCTTCAATGCCTAATGTTTCGTTAACCATTGGTGGAAAAGTATTTGATCTCAGCCCCAAGCAG TACATCCTCAAAGTGGGTGAGGGAGAAATAGCTCAATGCATTAGTGGATTTACAGCTTTGGATGTGCCACCTCCTCATGGACCTCTCTG GATCCTGGGTGACGTTTTCATGGGTCAGTACCACACGGTATTTGATTACGGAAATATGAAAGTTGGATTCGCGGAAGCTGCATAA
- the LOC100262461 gene encoding mitogen-activated protein kinase kinase kinase 18 yields the protein MDWTRGPTIGRGASATISLAIVSTSGELFAVKSTELSRSKLLQREQSFLSQLSSERIVKYLGSNTTCEGDTMLYNVFMEYVPGGALSDEIRRRGNRLDEDWIRLYTRQIVLGLEYLQFNGLVHCDIKSENVLIREDGAVIADLGCAKSVHGNGGGSVFSGTPVFMAPEVARGEEQGFPADVWALGCTVIEMATGRNPWPEVDDPVSALYRIGFSGDVPEFPMWLSENGRDFLDKCLRRNPRERWTAKELLEHPFLEPNSKQLKEFPVKSPTSVLDDQGFWDSLEAPVTPSVLMHIGSSSNSPAERIQRLNEGALSSGSNLPNWTWDEDWVTVRSNYIEESARFSDNTTTTLVMASFVHEEEPENLVLNDNLFIENSPENISISSSFSTSKAFLLAYEIVNGSLVLRDSIFRVIIRTFSFATINFCSFFFFPLSFLNHLKFSWIQ from the coding sequence ATGGATTGGACCAGAGGACCCACCATCGGCCGTGGCGCCTCCGCCACCATCTCCCTGGCCATCGTCTCTACCTCAGGGGAGCTCTTTGCTGTCAAGTCGACGGAGCTCTCCCGCTCCAAGTTGTTGCAGAGGGAGCAGTCTTTTCTTTCCCAGTTGAGCTCTGAGCGCATAGTTAAGTACTTGGGATCCAACACTACATGTGAAGGTGATACGATGTTGTACAATGTATTCATGGAGTATGTGCCCGGCGGCGCGCTGTCGGATGAGATTCGGCGGCGTGGGAATAGGCTTGATGAGGATTGGATTCGGTTGTATACGCGGCAGATAGTTCTGGGGTTGGAGTACCTTCAGTTCAATGGATTGGTGCATTGTGATATCAAGAGTGAGAATGTTTTGATAAGAGAAGATGGTGCGGTGATTGCTGATTTGGGTTGTGCTAAATCGGTTCATGGCAATGGAGGTGGGTCCGTGTTTTCCGGGACACCCGTGTTTATGGCGCCGGAGGTGGCTCGTGGCGAAGAGCAGGGGTTTCCAGCTGATGTTTGGGCTCTTGGGTGCACAGTGATTGAGATGGCAACTGGCCGCAATCCTTGGCCGGAGGTAGATGACCCAGTGTCCGCGCTTTACAGAATTGGGTTCTCCGGCGATGTTCCGGAGTTTCCGATGTGGTTGTCAGAAAATGGGAGGGACTTTTTGGACAAGTGCCTGAGGAGAAACCCAAGAGAGAGATGGACAGCCAAAGAGCTTCTTGAGCATCCATTTCTTGAGCCTAATTCAAAGCAATTGAAAGAGTTTCCTGTGAAATCCCCCACAAGTGTGTTGGATGATCAAGGCTTTTGGGACTCGCTGGAGGCGCCGGTGACTCCCTCCGTTCTGATGCACATAGGTTCTTCATCAAATTCTCCAGCTGAGAGGATCCAGAGATTGAACGAGGGTGCCTTGTCTTCGGGTTCAAATCTACCCAACTGGACTTGGGACGAAGATTGGGTCACAGTTCGAAGCAACTACATTGAAGAAAGCGCGAGATTTTCTGATAACACCACAACTACATTGGTCATGGCTTCATTTGTTCATGAAGAAGAGCCTGAAAATTTAGTTCTTAATGATAATTTGTTCATCGAAAATTCTCCAGAAAACATTAGTATCAGTAGCAGTTTTAGTACTAGTAAAGCCTTTTTGTTGGCCTACGAAATTGTTAATGGTTCCCTTGTGTTGAGAGATTCAATTTTCAGAGTGATAATAAGAACCTTTTCATTTGCTACAAtcaatttttgttctttttttttttttccactttcttTTCTAAATCATCTTAAATTTTCCTGGATTCAGTAA